In Malassezia japonica chromosome 2, complete sequence, one DNA window encodes the following:
- the SCC2 gene encoding Sister chromatid cohesion protein 2 (EggNog:ENOG503NVI7; COG:B; COG:D; COG:L; BUSCO:EOG092604A0; TransMembrane:4 (o443-460i522-540o546-562i702-720o)), protein MTGTEGEAFPISPPTAKEVGRIPVDPSSPTLDTDALAAHDDDVPSRLRAAPLAERTRDALHDAPSSDASFVLGKHTSDAPSSDVAAKWMKLEGGERSDVILATSDAFDGQLDAWDLDDAQLYSGEQLILAADVSPAHTPGRRVPQTPVAALQRFLEDVCAQEDEGHGAHVHRIDGDVLLQARTLPTLYSMLRRCARDTDRLLELGGRRSDGAPQTILDLDATLLGRLLDLLERTMRNAASHFAPDEALVASVEVSTSALLGAQCALTILAYDALPKFLFSEELMEQCVAAIKEPLEKLAVPIVEAAQGGTGTFAATATALLQGAEMRELNTHFHLICSTLLLLERVLNTSLAVSDTLVISCVYLALTPFFVQDKEVDHKAPSVYAKAHVLRPVRLSGLNLLRSIFAHYPQQRTWVLSEVLVSLLRLPDLRARCRQFRLSNGKAIYSITALLLQLVQAASIESAHSHERMLAWVEGEAAETDGAQDTPAQANQAAVHALASTIAVFLSQKAAQAKMVKSSQDLSYATIVYCLMEDLLTLLFLPDWPAAPLLLSCFCRIFVSFVQDAKSSVDAKAIALDHLGVVAARVRLAQDEIEGRRRRLYEALLPLAQICADRDEAALLDVEHATYGVVQRLCKGHAGEPGIQAASAFHLAQLRYELLLAMQALRAKDERDEFAGVLASAFRRAPLAETSRRVDAAVVPQLVLASAFFVTLPMLIAPLVQGASAQALATRTRALRGLGNLSAVDVALLDDSRVRSAVLAHVTDTSASVRETAIAILGTYVLHKPDARTTYRAVLAERVKDAAVGVRKRVVRLLRSMYTHDDAYDDKLDTVVRILRCVHDEDPGLQALAVQTLAELWLPECVEGDSYVEPTAVVAQMLADVGARVRERPSPLEEFLRRAHKGDTNDALHARLGELVDSLLGSLFAEETTPSVMLDRMRVVQVLVATYPAVLTVNRAKQLLSYVEGAESPDEVAVMEEILRVYRTSLPRMPRTAKTFAHALERSLTPLLSKCTLRPGSAALQELVACFCAVIRHQTQNMALYERTYATCLARLEALAEATGPDTPLDRNAYLVMCIAALLCEHGATTPEAAAVVGHLLRLFACPAYKLPALAALGYVCRAHPAYFLHAQVTAAFDGIMAAGLPAERHLVQQILLDYLHTEAAHSAAPCDTPVIDTSDMIGELRGTARQHEDTSVASALIQRYAEHVLQATLDVQHPPLQRTANEILQVSVLQGLSHPIQCIPYLVALETTSDVALRRRAVQLHRHLATKHASLLSARYSEPMRASFAFQQAQAAPEAPRGFRVEEGAVALLQTWYAMVREQRSGRNAFLKALVCLMDVHDADACSADDVALAVYAAENLATLEYKLLDEPMHILHELHLLHADVGMQVFGEARRRLAQRSPSPLTDEEDEAPAPVAHSLGLARAAVVVHIAQTLRSHLKVMYKISETKIAKHESERATRPERAVPAHRALSDPMQAVPTLVVPALTTEAQAAAFLEEFVETIEDGAASDSEID, encoded by the exons ATGACAGGGACGGAGGGGGAGGCGTTCCCCATTTCCCCTCCCACGGCGAAGGAGGTGGGCCGCATCCCGGTGGACCCATCGAGTCCTACACTCGATACTGACGCacttgcggcgcacgacgacgacgttCCGAGCCGTctacgcgccgcgccactCGCCGAACGaacgcgcgacgcgttgcacgacgcgccgagctccgaTGCGTCTTTTGTATTAGGAAAGCacacgagcgacgcaccGTCGAGTGATGTTGCAGCCAAGTGGATGAAGCTCGagggcggcgagcgcagtgACGTGATTCtcgcgacgagcgacgcatTTGACGGCCAGCTCGATGCGTGGGACCtggacgacgcgcagctcTACTCGGGCGAGCAGCTGATCCTCGCAGCGGACGTATCGCCCGCACATACCCCcgggcgtcgcgtgccCCAGACGCCGGTGGCGGCACTGCAGCGCTTCCTCGAGGACGTCTGCGCGCAAGAAGACGAAGGGCACGGCGCGCATGTGCACCGCAtcgacggcgacgtgctgctccaggcgcgcacgctcccgACGCTGTATTCGATGCTgcggcgctgtgcgcgcGATACCGACCGCCTGCTGGAGCTCGGagggcgccgcagcgacggcgctccGCAGACCATTCTTGATTTGGATGCGACACTGCTGGGTCGCCTtctcgacctgctcgagcggaCGATGCGCAACGCAGCGAGCCACTTTGCACCGGACGAGGCACtcgtcgcgagcgtcgaAGTGTCTACCagtgcgctcctcggcgcccaATGTGCCTTGACGATCCTCGCCTACGACGCGCTGCCCAAGTTTCTCTTTTCCGAAGAGCTCATGGAAcagtgcgtcgccgccatCAAGGAGCCGCTAGAGAAACTTGCCGTGCCgatcgtcgaggcggcTCAGGGAGGGACTGGTACGTTTGCTGCGACGGCCACTGCACTACTGCAAGGCGCAGAGATGCGCGAGCTGAATACCCATTTCCACCTCATTTGCTCGACCTTGCTTCTGCTGGAGCGTGTGCTGAacacgtcgctcgccgtgtCCGACACACTGGTTATATCCTGCGTCTACCTCGCACTGACGCCATTCTTTGTGCAGGACAAGGAGGTGGACCACAAGGCCCCGTCGGTGTACGCCAAAGCACATGTCCTGCGCCCTGTGCGCCTCTCGGGCCTTAACctcttgcgcagcatctTTGCGCACTATCCGCAGCAGCGGACGTGGGTGCTGAGCGAGGTGCTTGTctcgctcctgcgcctgccggacctgcgcgcacgctgccgccAGTTTCGGCTGTCGAACGGCAAGGCGATATACTCGATCACGGCGCTCttgctgcagctcgtgcaggcCGCATCCATCGAATCGGCACACAGCCacgagcgcatgctcgcctgggtcgagggcgaggcaGCCGAGAcggacggcgcgcaggacacaccggcgcaggcgaaCCAGGCGGCAgtgcatgcgctcgccaGCACCATTGCCGTGTTCCTCTCTCAAAAGGCCGCACAGGCCAAGATGGTCAAGAGCTCACAGGACCTGAGCTACGCGACGATCGTCTACTGTCTCATGGAGGATTTGCTGACGCTCCTCTTTTTGCCCGACTGGCCAGCCGCGCCACTGCTTCTTTCGTGCTTCTGCCGAATCTTTGTGTCGTTCGTACAGGATGCCAAGAGCAGCGTGGATGCCAAGGCCATCGCGCTGGACCACCTTGGCGTCGTCGCTGCCCGTGTGCGCCTCGCACAGGACGAGATAGaggggcgcaggcggcgcttgtACGAAGCGCTCCTTCCGCTCGCACAGATCTGTGCggaccgcgacgaggcggcccTGCTCGACGTTGAACACGCGACGTAtggcgtcgtgcagcgcctaTGCAAAGGCCACGCCGGCGAACCTGGCATCCAGGCAGCCAGCGCATtccacctcgcgcagctgcgctaCGAGCTGCTCTTGGCaatgcaggcgctgcgtgcaaAGGACGAACGGGACGAGTTTGCAGGCGTACTTGCCTCCGCCtttcgccgcgcgccccTCGCCGAAACGAGCAGGCgggtcgacgcggcggtcgtTCCCCAGCTTGTGCTTGCGTCGGCCTTTTTCGTGACGCTGCCCATGCTGATTGCACCGCTCGTGCAGGGGGCGAGTGCACAGGCGCTTGCGACACGTACGCGTGCACTACGTGGCCTCGGCAATCTCTCTGCGGTCGATGTGGCGCTGTTGGACGACAGCCGCGTCCGCAGCGCCGTCCTTGCGCACGTCACCGACACGAGCGCGAGTGTGCGCGAGACGGCGATCGCAATCCTGGGCACGTATGTTTTGCACAAACCCGATGCTCGCACGACCTATCGTGCTgtgcttgccgagcgcgtaAAAGACGCCGCTGTCGGCGTACGCAAGCGTGTCGTGCGTCTTTTGCGCAGCATGTATACCCATGACGATGCATATGACGACAAACTCGACACGGTCGTGCGCATTCTGCGCTGCGTCCACGACGAAGACCCTGGCCTGCAAGCGCTTGCCGTGCAGACGCTTGCCGAACTGTGGTTGCCGGAATGCGTCGAGGGCGATAGCTATGTCGAGCCAAcggccgtcgtcgcgcagatGCTGGCGGATGTaggcgcgcgtgtgcgcgagcggccgtcgccgctcgaggaaTTCCTCCGACGTGCGCACAAAGGCGATACAaacgacgcgctgcacgcacggcttggcgagctggtTGACAGCCTCCTGGGTAGCCTGTTTGCCGAGGAAACGACGCCGAGTGTCATGCTCGACCGTATGCGTGTGGTACAAGTGCTTGTCGCGACCTATCCCGCGGTCCTGACGGTGAATCGCGCAAAGCAGCTGCTCAGCTATGTCGAAGGCGCGGAATCG CCCGACGAAGTCGCGGTCATGGAAGAAATCCTACGTGTTTACCGCACGAGTCTTccgcgcatgccgcgcacggccaagACGTTTGCACAcgctctcgagcgcagcctCACGCCGCTCTTGAGCAagtgcacgctgcgccccggctcggcggcactccaggagctcgtcgcgtgtTTCTGTGCAGTGATTCGGCACCAGACGCAAAATATGGCGCTGTACGAGCGCACGTATGCGAcgtgcctcgcgcgcctcgaggcacTTGCCGAGGCGACAGGCCCAGACACACCGCTTGATCGGAATGCCTATTTGGTCATGtgcatcgccgcgctgctgtgTGAACACGGAGCGAcgacgcccgaggccgCAGCGGTCGTCGGGCATTTGCTGCGTCTCTTTGCATGCCCCGCCTACAAGCTGCCAGCACTTGCTGCACTGGGCTACGTATGCCGCGCGCACCCCGCCTACTTTTTGCACGCCCAAGTCACGGCCGCATTCGACGGCATCATGGCCGCCGGATtgcctgccgagcgccatcTCGTCCAGCAGATCCTCCTCGACTATCTCCAtaccgaggcggcgcactctGCTGCGCCGTGTGATACCCCGGTGATCGACACGAGTGATATGattggcgagctgcgtggcaCCGCGCGGCAGCACGAGGATacgagcgtcgcctcggcgctgatCCAGCGGTATGCTGAGCATGTGCtgcaggcgacgctcgacgtgcagcatcccccgctgcagcgcaccgccaaCGAGATTTTGCAGGTGTCGGTGCTGCAAGGCCTGTCGCACCCCATTCAGTGCATTCCCTACCTGgttgcgctcgagacgacgagcgacgtggcgctgcggcgccgggccgTGCAGCTGCACCGCCACCTCGCGACGAAGCATGCGTCGCTCCTCTCGGCGCGCTACAGTGAGCCGATGCGCGCATCGTTTGCGTtccagcaggcgcaggccgcccccgaagcgccgcgtggATTCCGCGTCGAAGAAGGTGCTGTCGCGTTGCTCCAGACATGGTACGCCATGGTGCGAGAGCAGCGCAGTGGTCGAAACGCCTTCCTCAAAGCGCTCGTGTGCCTAATGGATGTGCACGATGCGGATGCGTGCTCTGCAGACGACGTCGCACTTGCCGTGTACGCTGCCGAGAACCTTGCGACGCTGGAGTacaagctgctcgacgagccgatGCATAttctgcacgagctgcacctattgcacgccgacgtcggcatGCAGGTCTTTGGCGAGGCAcgacggcgcctcgcgcaaCGCAGCCCCAGCCCCCTtaccgacgaggaggacgaggcgccggcgccggtggcACATTCGCTGGGCCtagcgcgtgccgcggtTGTGGTGCACATTGcgcagacgctgcgctcgcacCTCAAGGTCATGTACAAAATTAGTGAAAC AAAAATCGCCAAGCACGAGAGCgagcgagcgacgcgccccgagcgtgccgtgcCTGCGCACCGTGCACTCTCGGACCCGATGCAGGCCGTGCCCACGCTTGTCGTGCCGGCCCtcacgaccgaggcgcaggcggccgcgTTCCTCGAAGAGTTTGTTGAGACCATcgaggacggcgcggcAAGTGACTCGGAGATAGATTAA
- a CDS encoding uncharacterized protein (TransMembrane:11 (i129-150o156-184i205-228o248-267i279-299o338-359i379-402o430-449i531-552o572-592i702-725o); EggNog:ENOG503P94S) → MPQSASAERQGSAMAPSLPGPSADRLDDAPDASAIDQNGEHVITLNVAPSDTAETGAPDEGSDEEEDDNQDTLHLWDEDSDEEDQPKPKRKSILPFAHDGQPHLPNVANWWRTLLMGSAAPGTLSTGHVAMNLLSSGLHPGVLLAMPVYFTRAGVLPGLIVLIFVAMLTAFGGALWITLGRYVGGNTIESITGRAFGMNTQWKRNLGLGLSSVTLVVYCTGAAVIGYHAMTDLLLQVFFHYMSPGNLLHGRAFVTLFVGGFMTLPLLISTTPKRNIIQLQSWTVVMCYPMIAAIMYMRIHDWHPEIHFWPYPHIDLGRPDHAVHPEVVPMPHMSEYTWPWASTAMLPLLLLSATPAQILAHARSLRRKAVYDSNVRSFYLAQLCQSVMMISIIYIVGVQIGMVGSSELDGGLHANFFSSLPLDDDLVNTARILFTVLLAAHLCVCLASARSSWSRLLNLLNVHPLRSVQPPTPQLRGGPMRRSTSATSASPSPRYLPTPWRTSGLVLPSLDEETTPEVRAWRRFKFVRGSLSALVLWSITALSAYFSGVGGVFRRNEKEGEELRFLRSLETIGIVGAFVGFLLPAFIWLVLFRIRRPRAILMLQSNSVRRRMSRYLLSPLSALIPTSRSHEETEPLMNNETTENQEEPSRTGGAAYGATGDWEVDMPSHENEETSSTRDDATLILLARKERQLQRRTRGRRLYQELIVVAVLLPFGLFLVVSSAIELAEGGY, encoded by the exons ATGCCGCagagcgcatcggcggAGCGGCAGGGCAGCGCCATGGCGCCGAGCCTGCCGGGGCCGAGTGCGGATCGACtggacgatgcgcccgaCGCAAGTGCCATTGACCAGAATGGTGAACATGTCATTACGCTGAACGTCGCGCCGTCTGACACGGCCGAAACCGGCGCCCCGGACGAaggcagcgacgaggaggaggacgacaACCAAGACACACTCCACCTCTGGGACGAggacagcgacgaggaggaccaACCGAAGCCGAAGCGCAAGTCGATTCTTCCGTTTGCGCACGACGGGCAGCCGCATCTGCCGAACGTGGCCAACTGGTGGCGGACGCTGCTGATGGGCTCCGCGGCGCCAGGCACGCTGTCGACCGGGCACGTTGCGATGAACTTGCTGTCGTCGGGCCTGCATCCTGGCGTGCTCTTGGCTATGCCGGTGTACTTTACGCGTGCTGGCGTGCTTCCGGGCCTCATTGTACTCATCTTTGTCGCGATGCTGACCGCgtttggcggcgcgctgtggATTACCTTGGGCCGCTACGTCGGCGGCAACACGATCGAGTCGATTACAGGGCGTGCTTTTGGTATGAACACGCAGTGGAAGCGCAATTTAGGCCTCGGCCTGAGTAGCGTCACGCTCGTGGTGTActgcaccggcgcggccgtcaTTGGCTACCATG CCATGACCGACCTCTTGCTGCAGGTCTTTTTCCACTACATGAGCCCTGGCAACTTGCTTCACGGCCGCGCGTTTGTCACGCTCTTTGTCGGTGGATTTATG ACCCTTCCGCTGCTGATTTCCACGACGCCCAAGCGCAACATCATCCAGCTCCAGTCGTGGACCGTCGTGATGTGCTACCCCATGATTGCCGCAATCATGTACATGCGTATTCATGACTGGCACCCCGAAATCCACTTTTGGCCCTATCCCCACATCGATCTCGGGCGGCCCGACCACGCCGTGCATCCCGAGGTCGTCCCGATGCCGCACATGAGCGAGTACACGTGGCCCTGGGCAAGCACTGCGATGCTGCCGCTGCTCTTGctgagcgcgacgccggcacAAATTTTGGCACACGCCCGCAgtctgcggcgcaaggccgtGTACGACTCGAATGTACGCTCATTCTACCTGGCACAGCTCTGCCAGTCGGTCATGATGATCTCCATCATCTACATTGTCGGCGTCCAGATCGGCATGGTCGGCTCCTCGGAGCTGGACGGCGGTTTGCACGCCAACTTTTTCAGCTCGCTTCcgctggacgacgacctGGTCAATACAGCACGGATTCTCTTTACCGTGCTGCTGGCCGCGCATTTGTGTGTGTGCTtggcgtcggcacgctcctcgtGGAGCAGGCTGCTGAATTTGCTCAACGTGCACCCGCTGCGGAGCGTCCAGCCACCTACACCCCAGCTTCGTGGCGGCCCGATGCGCCGATCGACGAGTGCGACCtccgcgtcgcccagccCTCGGTACCTGCCGACGCCGTGGCGGACGTCGGGGCTCGTCCTGCCttcgctcgacgaggagacCACGCCGGAAGTTCGCGCATGGCGCCGCTTCAAGTTCGTCCGCGGCTCGCTCTCGGCACTCGTCCTGTGGAGCATCACGGCACTCTCGGCGTACTTTTCCGgtgtcggcggcgtgtTCCGCCGAAATGAGAAGGAGGGCGAAGAGctgcgcttcttgcgctcgctcgagacgaTCGGCATTGTGGGCGCGTTTGTTGGTTTTCTGTTGCCGGCCTTTATCTGGCTTGTACTCTTCCGCATtcgccggccgcgggcAATCCTCATGCTACAGTCGAACTcggtgcgtcggcgcaTGAGCCGGTACCTGCTCAGTCCGCTGAGTGCTCTGATTCCTACTTCGCGCTCCCACGAAGAAACAGAGCCGCTGATGAACAACGAAACTACCGAAAACCAAGAGGAGCCAAGCCGCACAGGGGGTgcggcgtacggcgcgacgggcgACTGGGAAGTCGACATGCCGAGCCACGAGAACGAGGAGACATCGTCGACACGCGACGACGCAACGCTCATTCTCTTGGCCCGCAAGGAACGCCAGCTACAGCGCCGCACTAGGGGGCGCCGCCTGTACCAGGAGCTGATTGTCGTTGCGGTCCTGCTGCCCTTTGGCTTATTTTTGGTCGTATCTTCGGCCATTGAACTGGCAGAAGGCGGATATTAA